One region of Populus trichocarpa isolate Nisqually-1 chromosome 4, P.trichocarpa_v4.1, whole genome shotgun sequence genomic DNA includes:
- the LOC127905215 gene encoding uncharacterized protein LOC127905215, whose amino-acid sequence MPYLKVIMMTAKKELDHNLLANSVDCITMVWMAVGKEKIRDDTDMVVKMLISLQRSELEANDPMRCQLLQAWARLGKCLGKEFKPYMSVSIPRLLRSAKIGSYVLIPENPDNVDESDGSIRALILGERKIWIKTKVLEEKVAACKGLYLLADELKEGLSVWIEEVAQTLVPFLNFQLNEEIRRVAASGIYTSMFLDKEGIILQVKTNAQNRLQIS is encoded by the exons ATGCCTTACCTTAAGGTTATAATGATGACTGCGAAAAAAGAACTTGATCACAACCTTCTTGCCAATTCCGTGGATTGCATCACTATGGTTTGGATGGCTGTAGGAAAGGAGAAGATCAGAGATGATACTGATATG GTTGTGAAAATGCTTATCTCTTTACAAAGATCTGAATTAGAGGCAAATGATCCAATGAGATGTCAACTGTTGCAA GCATGGGCCAGACTGGGGAAATGCTTGGGAAAAGAATTCAAACCTTATATGAGTGTCTCCATTCCTCGTTTGCTCAGGTCTGCTAAAATTGGATCATATGTCCTTATACCTGAGAATCCTGACAATGTTGATGAATCAGACGGAAG TATCAGGGCCCTGATCCTTGGAGAACGAAAGATATGGATCAAGACTAAGGTCCTGGAGGAGAAAGTTGCAGCTTGTAAAGGGCTGTATTTACTTGCTGATGAGTTGAAGGAAGGACTTTCTGTATGGATCGAAGAG GTTGCTCAGACTTTAGTTCCATTTCTCAACTTTCAACTCAACGAAGAGATTCGAAGAGTTGCTGCTTCAGGTATTTACACATCAATGTTCCTTGACAAAGAAGGCATAATTCTGCAAGTTAAAACTAATGCTCAGAATAGATTGCAGATTTCCTGA
- the LOC112327272 gene encoding importin subunit beta-3-like → MASTTSSPLPQDSATPPSMSLPSLLRAKLRPTRGNPNSAINWSPPPTSRLRPPSLGSQRSPLLSPPTQSSLNSTRDYLRSKAMEILESPDTLPLTCLIEELNFPETSTDLMYAQNLLNYLKNNYLTSFCFCLVSFYKTCGSEFGNCKEYAFDILCQILTEGKEGPCQETSFLDKEIKSAILDFLNTESSIKNLNKIRDFVAKIATKEVRLGNDWPELLEFVYESLDSDSEEKVKYAVSLLYKLIPHCAVEDLVVSPDSFYDSLVDIFDSDYMSLEVQVEAVLTSNRFLLYWTNRSNHDRYSVLMIQIVETISTLVEHKSDKDVQAVVKELTVLTKEKPWTLSSQFDYVVLSVLRILGEVELQDKTRILALEFVIALAEERVQGRQMLLGSQFAIPKFLEKILLLLANLKDDSEWGTAESDTQNLHSVRCLDRIVAALGGEVLMRYFPRLFAINFCAEDWQSRHAAVLSLGIVAERCSSLKESKHSWDQMAGRIIRSVKEDMHPCVRLTALYTIKQFSKNLKPEFQDQYRDQVLPALTKAMDDFNYPRVQVQAYSALFEFTSNCTPSILNPYLKEIVTKLLKELREEKHMIKGETLKVLSAVAYSSQVLLDSLLI, encoded by the exons ATGGCCTCCACTACTTCATCGCCACTACCTCAGGATTCAGCTACACCACCATCGATGTCCCTGCCTTCGCTCTTGAGGGCCAAACTCCGTCCGACCCGAGGAAACCCAAATTCAGCCATAAACTGGTCACCACCACCAACATCAAGACTAAGGCCACCATCATTGGGCTCACAGAGGTCACCATTACTTTCACCGCCGACGCAGTCATCCCTGAATTCAACCAGGGACTATCTCAGAAGTAAAGCCATGGAAATCCTGGAATCACCAGATACCTTACCTCTTACTTGTCTTATTGAAGAGCTTAACTTCCCTGAAACCTCCACTGATTTAATGTATGCCCAAAACCTCTTGAATTACCTTAAAAACAATTACCTTACGTCCTTCTGTTTTTGCCTTGTTTCTTTCTATAAGACTTGCGGCTCTGAATTTGGAAACTGCAAGGAGTATGCCTTTGATATTCTATGCCAGATTCTGACAGAAGGTAAGGAAGGACCTTGTCAAGAAACCTCTTTCttggataaagaaatcaaatctgcaattcttgattttttgaataCAGAGAGTTCAATAAAGAATTTGAATAAGATTCGCGATTTTGTCGCCAAGATTGCCACTAAAGAAGTAAGACTTGGAAATGATTGGCCTGAGCTTCTTGAGTTTGTTTATGAATCTTTGGATTCTGATTCTGAAGAAAAAGTGAAGTATGCTGTTTCTTTGCTTTATAAGTTGATTCCGCATTGTGCTGTCGAAGATCTGGTTGTTAGTCCTGATTCCTTTTATGATAGTTTAGTGGATATATTTGATTCTGATTATATGAGTTTAGAGGTACAGGTTGAGGCAGTTCTGACCTCAAATCGTTTTCTCTTGTACTGGACGAATCGATCGAATCATGATAGGTATAGTGTCCTTATGATTCAAATAGTGGAGACCATTTCCACTTTGGTTGAGCATAAATCAGACAAAGATGTACAGGCGGTAGTTAAGGAATTGACTGTGTTGACAAAGGAGAAGCCATGGACTTTGAGTAGCCAATTTGATTATGTAGTTCTATCTGTGCTTAGGATCCTAGGTGAAGTCGAACTCCAAGACAAAACAAGAATTCTTGCACTAGAATTTGTGATTGCTTTAGCTGAAGAAAGAGTTCAGGGTCGACAGATGTTGCTAGGATCGCAATTCGCAATCCCAAAGTTTCTTGAAAAGATTTTGCTTCTGCTAGCAAATTTGAAAGATGACTCAGAATGGGGAACTGCGGAGAGTGATACACAGAATCTGCATTCGGTAAGGTGCTTGGATAGAATTGTAGCCGCCTTAGGTGGGGAAGTTCTTATGAGGTATTTCCCCCGAttatttgcaattaatttttgtgCTGAAGATTGGCAGAGCCGCCACGCTGCGGTTCTTTCCCTTGGCATTGTTGCAGAGAGATGCTCAAGTCTAAAG GAGTCGAAACACAGTTGGGATCAAATGGCAGGAAGAATTATAAGAAGTGTCAAAGAAGACATGCACCCTTGTGTGCGTTTGACAGCTTTATATACAATTAAACAATTTTCCAAGAATTTGAAACCTGAATTTCAAGACCAGTATCGTGACCAAGTTCTTCCTGCATTAACGAAAGCCATGGATGATTTCAATTATCCCCGCGTTCAG GTGCAAGCTTATTCAGCATTGTTTGAATTCACCTCGAACTGCACTCCAAGTATTCTAAATCCTTACCTAAAAGAAATTGTCACCAAATTGCTCAAAGAATTAAGG GAAGAAAAGCACATGATCAAGGGTGAAACTTTGAAAGTATTGTCAGCAGTTGCCTATTCATCACAGGTACTTCTTGATAGTCTCTTAatctaa